GCTGAGGGAAAAGTTGATCTTTTACGACTTGCGGGGACCAACTAGGGATGGAACACCGCAAAGAGCTTCAGATGAGAATGGCGAGAAAAAATCCAGCACAAGGCGACCAGCGAGAAACAAGAGGTCACTGAGAAACTCGAACATTGCTTCCAATGAGTCAAAATTGAAATCGAGGACACGTTCGACTTTTAAAGTGGTTAATGTTGGCTTAAAgggaaaaacaataatttcgaaTGGTGAAAATAACAAAGCAGAAAGTGAGAGAGAGAGATTTGACTCTAACAAGATCATTAAATTATCAAAAGGTATCAGAAAGGCCAAAGTGGAAAAAAATGGAGGCGCCCCCCGCCTTCCTAACCGAAGCATAGAACGGTACACGGACATCAGAAAGCAgccggaagtgaaaatattcCGTAGATTGCAACCCCATCTCCGCAAATTAAAGAACGGAGATAAATATTCTCAAACGGCAGATAAACAGCGCTTCCGGAGGGGACAAACATCCCGTAATCCCATTCCCCATCCCCCATCGGAAAGTAACAGCTGGGATCCCAAGGAGAACAAGCGCACCTTTGCATTTACAGACGACACCTCAAAAATCTTACAAAGGAAAACATTACTTTATTCTGATCCTTTTTACCGACCCACTGGTGTAGCATCAAGCAGAGAGGAGCCTATTGATCCGAGAAGGTTAATATCAATCTTAGGAGATCCAGTGCCttcgaaaaaaaatataataccCAGAAGACTGAAGGTTTCTAAAGGGAGTAAGAAAATTGAGTCATCGGGGTACGTACTGAGAAAGGGCCGTGAGAAGGGTTCTAGTTATAAAAGAGGGCACTTGAGGCACCCCCGGAAGGTCAAGAGCATGAAATTCAAACACTGGGATCAAGAGGTAAGTTGTCATCGGATGAAATTTCCTTGATTTAAGGCATTGAACTAAAAGGATTCCAAGTGGTGCAGTGCAGTCAGTCAATGAATAAATCCGTCATTGTGTTTAACTACACGTTACACGTGGACTGGACGCCAAATGGCGTCGTTTTCATTTAGTTTCGGAGAATCAGAAAaagggagcgttgcgtgacatcctgCAAGACGGCTGCGAATGAGACTAGTTTAAATTAAGCCAATTTTGAATATTCTTCCTTTTTTGGTGTTTGTGTACAGGACAACCAAGGTTGGTCTGCAATACACGTGGACCCCGTGGAGCACCAGATGCTGGAGCATTTACTCGACGAGGATGATTCCATGTCGTTTGGAACAAGAGACGAAATACTGGACAAAGAATCCACAATCAAGCAAATCGAGGGGCTAAATTTGGAAAGCTCTTTTTTGACGAAAGGCTACGACCTATCGAATTTCGAGGACGATTTTTCAGACGTAGATGTGTCGGAAGGAGAACTTCCTTCTTATGATCAAATGCCTGACTCTCTTGAAAATGCGATAAATGTTCGAAAATCGCGACTTTCGGGAAAATCGATGCGAAAAGTGCTCACAGACAAAAGCACGTTGTGTGGTCAAGGTGATTTTGGACGAGTAGGAACTGGCACTAGTCGATACTGGCTAACCCGTCCCAGGCCGCGGCTTCGTAAAAGGATGAAACGTTCATtattttatcatcatcatcctcattATCATTGGCATCCATATTACTGGCCTAACTGGCCAATAAGACCACGTCATTTTTCTCCATTCTTCGATTTTTCGGACGAGCCAGAGCCAATCGAGCCCATACCGAGTATATCACATTTCCTTCCCTTTTACAAGTTTCCAA
The Acropora muricata isolate sample 2 chromosome 3, ASM3666990v1, whole genome shotgun sequence genome window above contains:
- the LOC136910361 gene encoding uncharacterized protein produces the protein MSHVLIVPALVLKLPRRWRFCILTHSLLLVLLIIIEVHGASENVKRMMYQTSANPIPHPDTESLKKSQMFRELREKLIFYDLRGPTRDGTPQRASDENGEKKSSTRRPARNKRSLRNSNIASNESKLKSRTRSTFKVVNVGLKGKTIISNGENNKAESERERFDSNKIIKLSKGIRKAKVEKNGGAPRLPNRSIERYTDIRKQPEVKIFRRLQPHLRKLKNGDKYSQTADKQRFRRGQTSRNPIPHPPSESNSWDPKENKRTFAFTDDTSKILQRKTLLYSDPFYRPTGVASSREEPIDPRRLISILGDPVPSKKNIIPRRLKVSKGSKKIESSGYVLRKGREKGSSYKRGHLRHPRKVKSMKFKHWDQEDNQGWSAIHVDPVEHQMLEHLLDEDDSMSFGTRDEILDKESTIKQIEGLNLESSFLTKGYDLSNFEDDFSDVDVSEGELPSYDQMPDSLENAINVRKSRLSGKSMRKVLTDKSTLCGQGDFGRVGTGTSRYWLTRPRPRLRKRMKRSLFYHHHPHYHWHPYYWPNWPIRPRHFSPFFDFSDEPEPIEPIPSISHFLPFYKFPKAERFPKFPTFLSAERFVPYPRFPKIAEYSPPSLEKLERLPEPPPVPQAILDREEPETREVEPSSEAAPLPEPVPAPEPPPIAEPPPIPELAPIKEIPPIPEPQPKTPPNLDPKKTFGTGESNGGVKKSS